A single genomic interval of Bacillus smithii harbors:
- a CDS encoding gamma carbonic anhydrase family protein: MIYPYHEKTPKIADSAFIADYVTITGDVEIGEESSVWFNTVIRGDVAPTIIGKKVNIQDNSVLHQSPNNPLILEDEVTIGHQVILHSCIIRKKALIGMGSIILDRAEIGEGAFIGAGSLVPPGKVIPPHSMAFGRPAKVIRPINEHDKSEMERIVREYAEKAQYYKQLQNQKD; the protein is encoded by the coding sequence ATGATCTATCCTTATCACGAAAAAACGCCGAAAATCGCTGATTCTGCCTTTATCGCTGATTATGTCACCATTACGGGAGATGTTGAAATTGGCGAAGAATCCAGCGTTTGGTTCAACACCGTCATCAGAGGAGACGTTGCACCAACGATCATCGGTAAAAAAGTCAATATTCAAGACAACTCCGTACTTCATCAAAGTCCAAATAATCCATTAATATTGGAAGATGAAGTGACAATCGGCCATCAAGTGATTTTGCACAGTTGCATCATTCGTAAAAAGGCTCTTATCGGTATGGGTTCTATTATACTCGACCGCGCTGAAATTGGAGAAGGGGCTTTTATCGGAGCCGGCAGCCTTGTACCGCCGGGAAAAGTCATCCCTCCACACTCAATGGCTTTCGGACGGCCAGCCAAAGTCATCCGTCCCATAAATGAACATGATAAAAGCGAAATGGAACGAATTGTCCGG